CGCGATGTCGAACGCGCATTGAAAGACCGCTCTCGTTATTAGGAGACCCCATGGCCGATCTCGAGGATGTACTGTTCGAAGACGAAGACGACGAGGAAGTCGAAGCCGCCTTGGCCGAGCTTGCCGAGGAAGAGGATGTCGAGTACGAGTACGTCTACGTCGACGAAGACGGGAACGAGATTCCCGCCGACGAGGTAGACGACTTCGACGAGGAGCCCCTCGAGTCCGAGGACGTCGAAGAGCTTGGCGAAGAGGACGTCACGTACGTCTACGTCGACGAAGATGGAAACGAGATTCCCGTCGATGAACTCGATGACGTTGAAATCGTCGAGGAAGACGAGGCGGAGGAATACGTTTACGTCGACGAGGATGGCAACGAAGTCGTCCTCAGCGAAGACGAATTGGAAGGCTATGAAATCGTCTCGGAGGATTCCGACGACGATAACCCGCTTGCCTATGACAAGGTTCAGCGCGCAACCGACGATCTGAACTCCATTGCCCGCGAGGGCATCCAGATGGGCAGGGAATTGAAGGAGACGGTCGACGATTTCAAGTCGCTGCTCGACTTCAAGAGCATGTTCAAGTAATCCCGAACTCGTTTCGGCAACTGCAAGCGGCCTCATGCAGGGAATGCATGAGGCCGCTTCGTTGTAGGACAATAAAAAACCCGCTCGAACGAGCGGGTTTCAATTCAGAACGTATGCCAAGAAATGTTAGGCGCGTTCCACCTTGCCGGCCTTCAGGCACTTCGTGCAGACGTTGGCCTTGCGCACATGACCCTTTGCGTCCTTGATGGTGACGCGCTGGATGTTCGGGCGGAACATGCGGTTCGTAACACGGTGCGAGTGGCTTATGTTACGACCAGCAACAGGTGCCTTGCCGCATACTTCACAGATCTTAGACATTCGTATCACTCCAGACGGTTATGTTCTATGCTTGCCAAACATATCCAGGCAAGCGTGGATTACCAAAAGCTCTCGTACTATAACATGGATATACGGGAGCGCCAACACTTTTATGAGTTGCTTGCCGCCCGCATCCATCGTTTCTTCGTAAAGGGTGCCCCTTTCGCGCCATATGGCGTTCGTTGCTTATGGAGAACTCGCCTTTACTTCCCAGGGCTTCTGAAGCAGTTTAGCCTATGGGGTATACTGAAAAGCTGACAAATTGACGTAGATCAACCGAATTTGCGTGTACCGTGAAAGGATACCCAATGCCAGATATTATTTCCGGTGAGCTTCACGTCGCCAATGATGTGCTGTCCGACCTGGTCGGCAATGCCGCAATGAACGTATACGGCGTAGTCGGCATGGCCGCGCCTTCCGCGTCCGACGGCATCGCCAAGATTCTCCCCGCGTCGCGTCTGCGTCGTGGCGTGGTCGTGCAGACCAGCGAAAACGGCGTGCATGTTGATTTGTACGTCATCATCGAATATGGCACGAACATCAATGTCATTTCCCAGAACCTCGTCGAGGCGGTCGAGTTTGCGCTCACCAATTACGCTCAGGTGCCCATCACCGGCGTCGACGTTCACGTACAGGGTGTAAAGGTGCGCAATATCTAAGCGGGTTCACGAAGCAAGCGAATCCGAACAAGGAGTTTAGACCGATATGTCAGAAACATATACGAGTAACGATATCTTGAATGCCATCGCGGTAGCTGCACGCACGCTGGGCGAGCGCAAAGACGAGGTCAACCGCCTCAATGTGTTCCCCGTGCCCGATGGCGACACCGGAACGAACATGTCGCTTACGGTGAAGATGGTCGTAGACAACCTGGCCAAGCTTCCCATCGGCTCTTCCAATGCCGATGTTCGCAAGGCCATCACCACGGGTGCGCTCATGGGCGCGCGTGGCAATTCGGGCGTTATCACTTCGCAGATCCTTCGCGGTCTGTGCGAGGGTGCGGCCGACGCTACCGAGTTTTCCGTGGCTTCCATCGACAAGGCGTTCGACCAGGCCGTAACCACGGCATTCCAGGCCGTGCGCAAGCCCGTTGAAGGCACGATTCTCACCGTTCTGAAGGACACCGCCGCAGCGGCTCGTCGCGCCAACAAGAAGAAGATGGAGCTCGACGAAGCGCTCGCGTACATCGTTAGCGAATCGTACGCCTCCGTTCAGCGTACGCCCGAGCTGCTTCCCGTCCTTGCGGAAAATAACGTGGTCGATGCTGGCGGCTATGGCCTTGCCATTCTGCTCGACAGCTTCGTTTCCGCCATCACTGGCCGCGAAGCCCCCCTGGGCGACGAGCTCGCCTTTTCGCGCGGTTCCGAACCCAAGGTTGAAATCGAGCAGATCAACGACTGGGAAGGTTCCCGCTTCCGCTATTGCAACGAGTTCCTGGTAGATTCCGAGACGCTCGACAAGGACGAGGCGCTCGACTTCCTTTCTACCATGGGCGATTGCGAGCTCTGCGTGGGCTCTGTTCCGA
This genomic stretch from Denitrobacterium detoxificans harbors:
- the rpmB gene encoding 50S ribosomal protein L28, producing MSKICEVCGKAPVAGRNISHSHRVTNRMFRPNIQRVTIKDAKGHVRKANVCTKCLKAGKVERA
- a CDS encoding Asp23/Gls24 family envelope stress response protein; the protein is MPDIISGELHVANDVLSDLVGNAAMNVYGVVGMAAPSASDGIAKILPASRLRRGVVVQTSENGVHVDLYVIIEYGTNINVISQNLVEAVEFALTNYAQVPITGVDVHVQGVKVRNI
- a CDS encoding DAK2 domain-containing protein codes for the protein MSETYTSNDILNAIAVAARTLGERKDEVNRLNVFPVPDGDTGTNMSLTVKMVVDNLAKLPIGSSNADVRKAITTGALMGARGNSGVITSQILRGLCEGAADATEFSVASIDKAFDQAVTTAFQAVRKPVEGTILTVLKDTAAAARRANKKKMELDEALAYIVSESYASVQRTPELLPVLAENNVVDAGGYGLAILLDSFVSAITGREAPLGDELAFSRGSEPKVEIEQINDWEGSRFRYCNEFLVDSETLDKDEALDFLSTMGDCELCVGSVPKFKVHVHSNTPDKVLAYFLERGQISEVFIHNMQLQAADRNAKLAEEQEAEHKALGFVAVAAGEGNAKILESLGVDRVVSGGQTMNPSTKDLLDAVNSVNADAVIILPNNSNIIMAAQSCAGVSEIPCGVVPTKSVPQAFSAMFAANAEASLEENVEAMSDAIGEVRTGEITQAIKDAKDAHGNPIKNGDTIGIADGSIEAVGASTEEVTLALLESLEAEDADTLTLLAGCDFSDEQLDALVERIEEAYEDLEVDAHRGEQPLYPIVFGLE